Proteins found in one Sporosarcina sp. FSL K6-3457 genomic segment:
- a CDS encoding GNAT family N-acetyltransferase, which translates to MTMTIRQAQPADAIAAAPLIIDAIGDIAKRMTGETEWDLVNQGLCELFKRNDNRHSYLYTYIAELDDTVAGIMVLYPGKDAPALDRNLSDWLAKKGAANTKVDAESLADELYIDTVCIDPAFRGKGIGSQLFAYAEEVAQQTGFSNLSLNVEIEKEPAIRLYKRLGYEIVSPWTIIGEPFHHMVKMV; encoded by the coding sequence ATGACAATGACTATACGACAAGCCCAACCAGCTGATGCCATAGCTGCCGCGCCCCTCATTATCGATGCCATTGGAGATATCGCCAAACGAATGACAGGAGAAACGGAATGGGATTTGGTGAATCAAGGGCTTTGCGAATTATTCAAGCGGAATGACAATCGGCATTCCTACCTCTATACATATATTGCCGAACTAGACGATACCGTAGCGGGAATCATGGTCTTATACCCAGGTAAAGATGCTCCTGCACTCGATCGAAATTTAAGTGATTGGCTTGCTAAAAAAGGTGCAGCAAATACTAAAGTCGATGCTGAATCACTGGCTGATGAATTGTATATCGATACGGTCTGCATTGATCCTGCCTTTCGTGGTAAAGGAATCGGCTCTCAATTATTTGCCTATGCAGAAGAAGTGGCACAACAAACAGGTTTTTCCAATCTTTCTTTGAACGTCGAAATTGAAAAAGAACCTGCCATCCGTCTCTACAAACGCCTCGGCTACGAAATCGTATCCCCGTGGACAATCATAGGTGAGCCGTTTCATCATATGGTGAAGATGGTTTAG
- a CDS encoding PLDc N-terminal domain-containing protein encodes MSELASIPWNLILPIIVLQFILMVVALIDVIRHQRTNGPFIMWIFIIVLGNLIGPILYFIFGRRQV; translated from the coding sequence ATGTCTGAATTAGCAAGTATCCCATGGAATCTTATTCTACCGATTATTGTTCTTCAATTTATCCTAATGGTTGTTGCACTCATTGACGTTATTCGTCATCAGCGGACGAATGGTCCATTTATAATGTGGATTTTTATCATTGTCCTTGGTAATTTGATTGGACCGATTTTGTACTTTATTTTTGGGAGGCGGCAGGTATGA
- a CDS encoding EamA family transporter yields MKQWMYPLLIVFAASCYGILSTIIKLAIRDGFTAAEAVTSQYFVGFFIALIIFIIVRHKVPKFGGGYTLLLAGLFTATTGTVYGQAIEYMPASLAVVMLFQFTWVGMLFDCIARRRLPKRIEVISLLFLFAGTILAAGVIDADLSGIPWQGWAWGMASAVSFASFVMINQRQVAGMDTETRLLFTSFFAAIAIFFFQTPEIVWNGTLFGGGLWIYGLILGLFGIVIPIYLFSIAVPKVGTAMTSILSAMELPVAVTASVILLSETLTVLQVGGILVILVGMILPTLAQRRKINHASA; encoded by the coding sequence ATGAAACAATGGATGTATCCTTTATTAATCGTTTTTGCTGCAAGCTGTTACGGGATTCTTTCGACAATTATTAAACTAGCAATCCGAGATGGCTTCACCGCTGCGGAAGCCGTAACAAGCCAATATTTCGTCGGATTTTTCATAGCTCTTATTATTTTTATCATCGTGCGTCATAAAGTCCCCAAATTCGGAGGTGGCTATACGCTGCTTCTTGCGGGTTTATTTACAGCAACGACAGGAACTGTCTATGGCCAAGCAATTGAATACATGCCTGCTTCTCTTGCCGTTGTCATGCTATTTCAATTCACTTGGGTAGGTATGTTATTTGACTGTATCGCAAGGCGGCGCCTGCCGAAACGGATTGAAGTCATTTCACTACTCTTCCTTTTCGCTGGTACGATTCTTGCGGCAGGTGTGATTGATGCAGATCTTAGCGGGATTCCTTGGCAAGGCTGGGCATGGGGAATGGCTTCAGCTGTCAGCTTTGCGTCATTTGTCATGATTAACCAGCGACAAGTTGCAGGCATGGATACAGAAACACGTCTGCTGTTCACATCGTTCTTTGCAGCAATTGCCATCTTCTTTTTCCAGACACCAGAAATCGTCTGGAACGGGACATTGTTCGGTGGGGGCTTGTGGATATATGGTTTGATTCTCGGGTTATTCGGGATTGTCATTCCAATTTATCTGTTTTCAATTGCCGTACCAAAAGTGGGAACAGCGATGACTTCGATTTTAAGCGCGATGGAATTGCCCGTGGCTGTCACTGCATCCGTCATTTTGCTAAGCGAAACACTTACAGTTCTTCAAGTTGGCGGTATCCTCGTTATCTTAGTCGGCATGATATTACCGACTTTGGCGCAACGGCGAAAAATCAATCACGCCTCGGCGTGA
- a CDS encoding carbohydrate kinase family protein: protein MTNKSKKHVLIYGDAFVDYIAEDQSNSTFTTFLGGATVNVAAGISRLGAASAFITVTGDDETSKFVRDELCKEDVDLSFAKLENDKRVSGVYVHLTEGNDRVFHSYVDETPNIQVEPSDLSEQAFQEASVLHICSGTMFQPTALKTTQEAVRLAKSTDLLLSLDANIRPLRWESEVLCRETIMSFVVGTDVLKLTDEELFFLTETTTLEMGISKLASYQIPVILITAGEMGTYAVIDGILTHVSVEPVVPVDTTGAGDAFIAGILRQIHLKGQPKNRDEWIDYIAFGNKLGALCATKPGALSAMPRLEEIEE, encoded by the coding sequence ATGACTAATAAGAGTAAAAAGCATGTGTTGATTTATGGAGATGCGTTCGTCGATTATATAGCGGAAGACCAGTCGAACTCGACATTTACAACGTTTCTTGGCGGAGCGACGGTTAATGTAGCGGCAGGTATTTCGCGGCTAGGTGCGGCTTCTGCATTTATTACGGTAACTGGGGATGACGAGACTTCGAAATTTGTGCGGGATGAATTGTGCAAAGAGGACGTTGATTTGTCGTTTGCGAAGCTGGAGAATGACAAGCGAGTGAGTGGAGTTTACGTGCATCTGACAGAAGGAAATGACCGCGTTTTTCACAGTTATGTCGATGAGACACCCAATATCCAAGTGGAGCCTTCTGATTTGTCTGAACAGGCATTTCAAGAGGCTTCCGTGCTTCATATTTGTTCAGGGACAATGTTTCAACCGACGGCCTTAAAGACCACGCAAGAAGCCGTTCGATTGGCGAAGTCCACAGATTTATTACTGTCGCTTGATGCGAATATTCGGCCACTTCGTTGGGAAAGTGAAGTGCTATGCCGCGAGACGATTATGTCATTTGTTGTCGGGACTGACGTATTGAAATTAACGGATGAAGAGCTATTTTTCTTAACTGAAACAACGACGCTTGAGATGGGGATCTCCAAGTTAGCGTCCTATCAAATACCTGTTATTCTTATCACAGCTGGGGAAATGGGGACATATGCTGTCATTGATGGCATCCTAACGCATGTTAGTGTTGAGCCGGTTGTACCTGTCGATACGACCGGAGCAGGCGATGCATTTATTGCAGGCATTTTGCGTCAAATCCATTTAAAAGGTCAGCCAAAAAACCGTGATGAGTGGATTGACTATATCGCATTTGGCAATAAACTCGGCGCACTTTGTGCGACAAAGCCAGGTGCATTGTCTGCAATGCCGAGGCTTGAAGAAATAGAAGAATGA